From Saccharothrix espanaensis DSM 44229, the proteins below share one genomic window:
- a CDS encoding gamma-glutamyltransferase, with the protein MTDGRVGPKTPVSGERAVCSSQHPIVTDTMRDVLHGGGTAVDAVIAGSLVQAVVQQDLTNHAGMFTMLFWEAETGTVHELNSHGTIAPDLPPFHRVPPPRSQYSASGAGPYAVIPGFMPGMKALYERFATRPWAELCAPAVHWAEVGHVVDSFEHLVMAQSYDFFLYTPSGRAHFAPGGHLPQVGDRWPKPELHRTMLRLAEEGPDYFITGGWARDFLRRANELGWPITAEHLAVSKAEWGSGLRYKHRGHEIVQLSPPERQAVFCSMVLGILDELDITSLGHYTESADALYYVAHALRRADKEANLLNDPKIFDNPTEVLMSREFHAMVAELIRRSRPTADLAKHVEVTGGAARLAAIGQLPPATPAQSAGSCELSIVDQYGNWVQSMNTLQGSGIPGEVIGGVPMIGSNGVNSMDMWLGGWFTGGGRMRCAIGNTLVLKDGRPVLGLGSPGSVYCTVPQVLSNILDYGMDPYAAEDAPRLYPLRDDYQFSMESRIPDEVTRGVTSLGLLMSPLPAYDWHLGSFQMSWRGDDDRLFGCAGPRRAGSAAAL; encoded by the coding sequence GTGACCGACGGCCGCGTTGGACCCAAGACCCCGGTGTCCGGCGAACGAGCGGTGTGCTCCAGCCAGCACCCCATCGTCACCGACACCATGCGCGACGTGCTGCACGGCGGCGGGACGGCGGTGGACGCCGTCATCGCCGGCTCGCTGGTCCAGGCCGTCGTGCAGCAGGACCTGACCAACCACGCCGGCATGTTCACGATGCTGTTCTGGGAGGCGGAAACCGGGACGGTGCACGAGCTCAACAGCCACGGCACGATCGCGCCGGACCTGCCGCCGTTCCACCGGGTCCCGCCGCCGCGCAGCCAGTACTCGGCGAGCGGGGCCGGGCCGTACGCGGTGATCCCCGGTTTCATGCCCGGCATGAAGGCGCTCTACGAGCGGTTCGCCACCCGCCCCTGGGCGGAGTTGTGCGCGCCCGCCGTGCACTGGGCCGAGGTCGGCCACGTGGTGGACTCCTTCGAGCACCTGGTGATGGCCCAGTCCTACGACTTCTTCCTCTACACCCCCTCCGGCCGCGCCCACTTCGCGCCCGGCGGGCACCTGCCGCAGGTCGGCGACCGGTGGCCCAAGCCGGAACTGCACCGCACCATGCTGCGGCTGGCCGAGGAGGGCCCGGACTACTTCATCACCGGCGGCTGGGCGCGGGACTTCCTGCGCCGCGCCAACGAACTGGGCTGGCCGATCACCGCCGAGCACCTGGCGGTCTCGAAGGCCGAGTGGGGCAGCGGTCTGCGCTACAAGCACCGCGGGCACGAGATCGTGCAGCTCTCACCGCCGGAGCGGCAGGCCGTGTTCTGCTCGATGGTGCTGGGCATCCTGGACGAGCTCGACATCACCTCCCTGGGCCACTACACCGAGTCGGCCGACGCGCTGTACTACGTGGCGCACGCGCTGCGGCGGGCGGACAAGGAGGCGAACCTCCTCAACGACCCGAAGATCTTCGACAACCCGACCGAAGTGCTGATGTCACGCGAGTTCCACGCGATGGTGGCCGAGCTGATCCGGCGCAGCAGGCCCACCGCCGACCTCGCCAAGCACGTCGAGGTGACCGGGGGAGCGGCGCGGCTGGCCGCGATCGGGCAGTTGCCCCCGGCCACGCCGGCCCAGTCCGCCGGCAGTTGCGAGCTGTCCATCGTGGACCAGTACGGCAACTGGGTGCAGTCGATGAACACCCTCCAGGGATCCGGCATCCCGGGCGAGGTGATCGGCGGGGTGCCGATGATCGGCAGCAACGGCGTGAACAGCATGGACATGTGGCTCGGCGGCTGGTTCACCGGCGGCGGCCGGATGCGCTGCGCGATCGGCAACACCCTGGTCCTCAAGGACGGCCGCCCGGTGCTGGGCCTGGGATCCCCGGGCAGCGTCTACTGCACGGTGCCCCAGGTGCTGTCGAACATCCTCGACTACGGCATGGACCCCTACGCCGCCGAGGACGCGCCCCGGCTCTACCCGCTGCGCGACGACTACCAGTTCTCCATGGAGAGCCGGATCCCCGACGAGGTCACCCGGGGCGTGACCTCGCTCGGACTGCTCATGTCGCCGCTGCCCGCCTACGACTGGCACCTGGGCTCGTTCCAGATGAGCTGGCGCGGTGACGACGACCGGCTGTTCGGCTGCGCCGGACCCCGCCGCGCGGGCAGCGCCGCCGCCCTGTGA
- a CDS encoding M28 family peptidase, with translation MNTTETADGGPVALAADDRPGTLADVLRVTGEVSAERLMAVLAPMARWTKHAGTPEELDSLAYLRGLLDELGFTTEVISHDAYISLPVSARVEVAGESLTALAVSFSQSTHRAGLTGRLVAVGRGAAADYDGLDVAGCVVLVDGVPGPDQTIEAGRRGAIAQVHVSPHDKLHEMCVSPVWGSPGDDTVHQLPATAVCSVSAADGVRLRQVAAAGGEVTVHTEIDTGWRPTPILIADLAGDDEPFVFFTGHHDTWHHGLMDNGTANATMVEVARIAAAHRDRWRRGLRLAFWSGHSQGRYSGSAWYADHHWEELEDRAVVHVNIDSTGGNGNTVVADATSAAELGELAREALGAQADQEWAGRRMHRAGDQSFWGIGVPAIFANLSEQPIDPALLNAQAAVFGGGPRKGNGTGWWWHTPEDTLDKIDPELLARDTRIYLHAVWRLLTDPALPLDFTPTCDALAARLRELQAASGGRLDLSVAVDRALRARDLAATLWAERGSEDVDWFNSVVHRLSRLLVPLDYTRGDRFRHDPAVFVGGLPGLADAPRLAALDPSGAEFRFLHSRLLRERNRVAVSLRQVVAFLEEVLG, from the coding sequence GTGAACACCACCGAAACCGCCGACGGCGGCCCGGTCGCGCTCGCGGCCGACGACCGGCCCGGGACGCTCGCCGACGTGCTCCGGGTGACCGGCGAGGTCTCCGCCGAGCGCCTGATGGCCGTGCTGGCGCCGATGGCCCGCTGGACCAAGCACGCCGGCACCCCCGAGGAGCTCGACAGCCTCGCCTACCTGCGCGGCCTGCTCGACGAGCTGGGCTTCACCACCGAGGTGATCAGCCACGACGCCTACATCAGCCTCCCGGTGTCGGCCCGGGTCGAGGTCGCGGGCGAATCGCTGACCGCGCTGGCCGTGTCGTTCTCCCAGTCCACGCACCGCGCCGGGCTGACCGGCCGGCTGGTGGCCGTCGGACGGGGCGCGGCGGCCGACTACGACGGCCTGGACGTCGCCGGGTGCGTGGTGCTGGTCGACGGCGTCCCGGGGCCGGACCAGACCATCGAGGCCGGCCGGCGCGGCGCGATCGCGCAGGTGCACGTCAGCCCGCACGACAAGCTGCACGAGATGTGCGTGTCGCCGGTCTGGGGCAGTCCCGGCGACGACACCGTGCACCAGCTGCCCGCCACCGCCGTCTGCTCGGTGAGCGCGGCGGACGGCGTCCGGCTGCGGCAGGTGGCCGCGGCGGGCGGCGAGGTCACCGTGCACACCGAGATCGACACCGGGTGGCGGCCCACCCCGATCCTGATCGCCGACCTGGCCGGCGACGACGAGCCGTTCGTCTTCTTCACCGGCCACCACGACACGTGGCACCACGGCCTGATGGACAACGGCACCGCGAACGCGACCATGGTGGAGGTCGCCCGGATCGCCGCCGCGCACCGCGACCGCTGGCGGCGGGGCCTGCGGCTGGCGTTCTGGTCCGGGCACTCCCAGGGCCGCTACTCCGGTTCGGCCTGGTACGCCGACCACCACTGGGAGGAGCTGGAGGACCGCGCGGTCGTCCACGTCAACATCGACTCCACCGGCGGCAACGGCAACACCGTGGTCGCCGACGCCACCTCCGCCGCCGAACTCGGCGAGCTGGCCCGGGAAGCCCTCGGCGCGCAGGCGGACCAGGAGTGGGCGGGCCGCCGGATGCACCGCGCCGGCGACCAGTCGTTCTGGGGCATCGGGGTGCCCGCCATCTTCGCCAACCTGAGCGAGCAGCCGATCGACCCGGCACTGCTCAACGCCCAGGCGGCCGTGTTCGGCGGCGGCCCGCGCAAGGGCAACGGCACCGGCTGGTGGTGGCACACCCCCGAGGACACCCTGGACAAGATCGACCCCGAGCTGCTGGCCCGCGACACCCGCATCTACCTGCACGCCGTGTGGCGGCTGCTGACCGACCCCGCGCTGCCGCTGGACTTCACGCCGACCTGCGACGCACTGGCCGCACGGCTGCGCGAGCTCCAGGCCGCCTCCGGCGGGCGGCTGGACCTGTCGGTCGCCGTCGACCGCGCGCTGCGGGCACGTGACCTGGCCGCGACCCTGTGGGCCGAACGCGGGTCGGAGGACGTGGACTGGTTCAACTCGGTCGTGCACCGGCTCTCGCGCCTGCTGGTCCCGCTGGACTACACGCGCGGCGACCGGTTCCGGCACGACCCGGCGGTGTTCGTCGGCGGCCTGCCCGGTCTGGCCGACGCGCCCCGGCTGGCCGCGCTGGACCCCTCCGGCGCGGAGTTCCGGTTCCTGCACTCCCGGCTGCTGCGGGAGCGCAACCGCGTCGCGGTGAGCCTGCGCCAGGTCGTGGCGTTCCTGGAAGAGGTGCTGGGATGA
- a CDS encoding extracellular solute-binding protein, protein MQRAGRALWLVVALVLAVAGCGADADADGRLRLTVATFGEFGYGPLFEEYERAHPEVEVVGRVTDYENHHKGLITALSAGRGAADVVAVEEQYMPRLRRSTDRLADLSRFGADRLRERWVPWKWAQGVSDDGKSVLGLGTDMGGLAMCYRRDLFERAGLPTDRDRVAALWPTWEDYAGVADLFAGRVADSRFADSVNTVYTAVINQAEENYFAKADDSFIADVNPNVKRAFVLAGALGAKGRTAKVATFTQPWNAALNQGGFATVTCPAWMLAQIKEAAGPGGAGKWDVTAVPGGGGNWGGSYLTVPAQGAHQQEAYRLAEWLTAPEQQRKLFVRDGILPSQPEVYRDPAVLEHKDPYFGEAPLGKLFAASSDTVRPNHRGVRDADVRPVFGRALGRVEDGAQTVEQAWEQAVREARDALR, encoded by the coding sequence ATGCAGCGGGCGGGTCGAGCACTGTGGCTGGTCGTGGCGTTGGTCTTGGCGGTCGCCGGGTGCGGCGCGGACGCGGACGCGGACGGTCGGCTCCGGCTCACCGTGGCCACGTTCGGCGAGTTCGGCTACGGGCCGCTGTTCGAGGAGTACGAGCGGGCGCACCCGGAGGTGGAGGTCGTCGGCCGGGTCACCGACTACGAGAACCACCACAAGGGCCTGATCACCGCCCTGTCCGCCGGGCGGGGCGCGGCCGACGTGGTCGCGGTCGAGGAGCAGTACATGCCCCGGCTGCGCAGGTCGACCGACCGGCTGGCCGACCTGTCCCGGTTCGGCGCGGACCGGCTGCGCGAGCGGTGGGTGCCGTGGAAGTGGGCGCAGGGCGTCTCCGACGACGGGAAGTCCGTGCTGGGCCTCGGGACCGACATGGGCGGCCTGGCCATGTGCTACCGGCGCGACCTGTTCGAACGCGCCGGCCTGCCCACCGACCGGGACCGGGTCGCCGCCCTGTGGCCGACGTGGGAGGACTACGCGGGCGTCGCGGACCTGTTCGCCGGGCGCGTCGCCGACAGCCGGTTCGCCGACTCGGTGAACACCGTCTACACGGCGGTGATCAACCAGGCGGAGGAGAACTACTTCGCCAAGGCCGACGACTCCTTCATCGCCGACGTGAACCCCAACGTGAAGCGGGCGTTCGTCCTCGCGGGCGCGCTCGGGGCCAAGGGGCGCACGGCGAAGGTGGCCACGTTCACGCAGCCCTGGAACGCCGCGCTCAACCAGGGCGGCTTCGCCACCGTCACCTGCCCGGCGTGGATGCTCGCCCAGATCAAGGAGGCGGCCGGCCCCGGCGGTGCGGGCAAGTGGGACGTCACCGCTGTCCCGGGCGGCGGCGGCAACTGGGGCGGCTCCTACCTGACGGTGCCCGCGCAGGGCGCGCACCAGCAGGAGGCCTACCGGTTGGCGGAGTGGCTCACCGCCCCGGAGCAGCAGCGGAAGCTGTTCGTGCGCGACGGCATACTGCCCAGCCAGCCCGAGGTGTACCGCGATCCCGCGGTGCTGGAGCACAAGGACCCGTACTTCGGCGAGGCACCGCTGGGCAAGCTGTTCGCCGCCTCGTCCGACACCGTGCGGCCCAACCACCGGGGCGTGCGCGACGCCGACGTGCGACCGGTGTTCGGGCGGGCGCTCGGACGCGTCGAGGACGGCGCGCAGACCGTCGAGCAGGCGTGGGAGCAGGCAGTCCGCGAAGCCCGTGACGCCCTCCGGTAG
- a CDS encoding ketopantoate reductase family protein — protein sequence MTIHIVGAGAIGGLVGAHLHRAGHDVVLVDANAEHVAAIAADGLRISGEADFVARPRAVGPDGLAEPLRTVLLAVKSRHTVDALRVITPLLADDGCVVSLQNGLEEYPIAAAIGLHRTVGALVTFGGFYDGPGRITYGGPGTFRIGEIDGTVGDRVRGLARLLGEFHPTDVTDNIFGYLWSKAAIAAVYFATAVADEDVPVLLARPEHRPLFGLLVAEVVRVAEAAGVRCEPVDGFDPMVFTTPARDAVEAAWQAQITYWVSHQQTRTGVWRDLAIHHRQTEVDHILGPVLEMAARHGIAVPHVRAVVDAVHRAERDPNTMNPPVLDELARVR from the coding sequence ATGACCATCCACATCGTGGGCGCGGGCGCCATCGGCGGCCTCGTCGGAGCCCACCTGCACCGGGCCGGGCACGACGTGGTCCTGGTCGACGCCAACGCCGAGCACGTGGCCGCGATCGCCGCCGACGGGCTGCGGATCTCCGGTGAGGCGGACTTCGTCGCGCGGCCCCGCGCGGTGGGCCCGGACGGGCTGGCCGAGCCGTTGCGGACCGTGCTGCTGGCCGTGAAGTCCCGGCACACGGTGGACGCCCTGCGGGTGATCACCCCGCTGCTCGCCGACGACGGGTGCGTGGTGTCGTTGCAGAACGGACTGGAGGAGTACCCGATCGCGGCCGCCATCGGTCTACATCGGACGGTCGGTGCGCTGGTCACGTTCGGCGGCTTCTACGACGGGCCGGGCCGCATCACCTACGGCGGTCCCGGCACCTTCCGCATCGGCGAGATCGACGGGACCGTCGGCGACCGGGTGCGCGGTCTGGCCCGGCTGCTGGGCGAGTTCCACCCCACCGACGTCACCGACAACATCTTCGGCTACCTGTGGTCGAAAGCGGCCATCGCGGCGGTGTACTTCGCGACCGCCGTGGCCGACGAAGACGTGCCGGTGCTGCTGGCCCGCCCTGAGCACCGGCCGTTGTTCGGCCTCCTGGTCGCCGAGGTCGTGCGGGTCGCCGAAGCGGCCGGCGTGCGCTGCGAACCCGTGGACGGCTTCGACCCCATGGTGTTCACGACTCCCGCCCGTGACGCGGTGGAAGCAGCCTGGCAGGCGCAGATCACCTACTGGGTGTCCCACCAGCAGACCCGCACGGGCGTCTGGCGAGATCTGGCGATCCACCACCGCCAAACCGAGGTGGACCACATCCTCGGCCCAGTGCTGGAGATGGCCGCGCGTCACGGCATCGCGGTCCCGCACGTGCGCGCGGTGGTCGACGCGGTGCACCGCGCCGAACGCGATCCGAACACGATGAACCCGCCGGTGTTGGACGAACTGGCCCGCGTGCGCTGA
- a CDS encoding SDR family NAD(P)-dependent oxidoreductase produces the protein MTGPARYLVTGAAGRIGRATARLLAERGAQVVTQDRTPDVDVRADLAEADLSSIVDQAEEGGPLDGVVFAHGIYPNLPIAELTAAEWDLVFAVNVRSVMLITGELFRRWTARGTPGAIVIVSSGAARSARAGGGHYCSSKAAVEMFTQVSAIEGGPHGIRVNAVAPGLVLDEVIGPDTPDVPDYFAQTLAATPLRRTGDPADIAEACAFLLSDRSSWTTGAVVDVSGGSHTGRPHLPLTRDLT, from the coding sequence ATGACCGGGCCGGCACGCTACCTCGTCACCGGCGCGGCCGGCCGGATCGGGCGGGCCACCGCGCGGCTGCTCGCCGAGCGGGGCGCGCAGGTCGTCACCCAGGACCGCACCCCCGACGTGGACGTCCGGGCCGACCTTGCCGAGGCGGACCTGTCGTCCATTGTGGACCAAGCGGAGGAAGGCGGGCCGTTGGACGGTGTCGTGTTCGCGCACGGCATCTACCCGAACCTGCCGATCGCGGAGCTGACGGCGGCGGAGTGGGACCTGGTGTTCGCGGTGAACGTCCGGTCGGTCATGCTGATCACCGGCGAACTGTTCCGACGGTGGACCGCTCGCGGCACGCCGGGTGCGATCGTCATCGTCTCCTCCGGCGCGGCCCGGTCCGCCCGCGCCGGCGGCGGGCACTACTGCTCGTCCAAGGCCGCCGTCGAGATGTTCACCCAGGTGAGCGCGATCGAAGGCGGCCCGCACGGGATCCGGGTGAACGCCGTGGCGCCCGGCCTGGTGCTCGACGAGGTCATCGGCCCGGACACCCCGGACGTGCCCGACTACTTCGCGCAGACCCTCGCGGCCACCCCGCTGCGCCGCACCGGAGACCCGGCCGACATCGCCGAGGCGTGCGCCTTCCTGCTGTCCGACCGCTCGTCGTGGACCACGGGGGCCGTCGTGGACGTCAGCGGCGGCTCGCACACCGGCCGCCCGCACCTGCCGCTGACCAGGGACCTGACATGA
- a CDS encoding BTAD domain-containing putative transcriptional regulator has product MSTTSAEGLRVSVLGPVRAWSGVAELPLGHARQRAVFAVLATRANQVVSRHELVDAVWGTEPPASVVGSLHTYVSGLRRVLGAHRASLESRSTGYSLRLADGAVDTDLFVRARDEGGRLLAVGRWAEAREALGGALRLWQGTAYAGVSGPFAELERQRLAELRLAVAEQHARARLELGEHAEVVADLTGLVAEHPWHESLRGLVMLALHRSGRRAEALEAYQEVHRALVAEQGVGPGPALRELHRRILAAVPEERVLFSAPPRLAQVRAPGGVLVGRDEETALLRELVSDVLAGRGTAVWIEGEAGIGKSALLAVALADAGERGCQVAWTAADELGRRDPLHVAARCLGVRSDSPDPRRARLAALLRGDSGADDPLPVALNLLAALVDEACATGPLLLVVDDLHWADDASVLLWHRLATATRQLPLLLVASTRADPGRPELAPVRRGVEARNGHVVALGPLPRAGAEALLASVVGAPPGAALRELARRTAGNPLYLTEVAHALVRGSCVRVVGGVAEVDPSAVEEVPRSLLAVVERALDVLSDETREVLRLAALLGAEFRVAELTAVTGRPPLELVGALEEALTATVVVAVGDDLAFRHPYLRQALHEGVPGSVRAALHRHTAEVLAGMGMPADRVAGHLVAEEIPPDGWVVRWLAENHRAVVARAPAVAADLLRAAVDTDLPTPRQRASLLAALARVQFRLGRFPEADAERAQALTTDPAQAAEMRQLRAAIRHRRGDTATAVAVLGEALNVPDVPEVWRFRHVALLADFRRGDLSDLDQAERSARRAHADSVAAGEPYAVAQASQTLWLVHSIRRDHERALGHVDDALSHVGDRPDLSELRLDLLDNRVFSLQNLDRLHAAEQAMCTARVVAARHHLPTALQVTAAVHHYWTGRWDEALAELDTVTEDGPGITFFGLREPGPATLLLRGVAALIAGHRDDRAAAAARLGGADAPTTLAERENCDFYLAASALAAEQRDCVDEAVARLEPVLRPDYAQMMLRHQWLPYLIRLALTAGDHATARRALAVSEDEAAKEVLPARASAALAHCRSLISGDPDPVLGAAAHYRERGRVLECAAALEDAGVLLAATGRADEASAAFAEAVQLFGALSARWDVVRAENRRRAAGVQRTGPDTRAPAGTGWQSLSPLEVHIARLVAAGLSNPDIAEQLALPRGTVQSHVSRLADKLRTGSRAGIAEHVQANKPPHT; this is encoded by the coding sequence GTGTCGACCACGTCTGCCGAGGGACTGCGGGTGAGCGTGCTGGGGCCGGTGCGCGCCTGGTCGGGCGTCGCCGAGCTGCCGCTCGGGCACGCCCGACAGCGCGCGGTGTTCGCGGTGCTGGCGACCAGGGCGAACCAGGTGGTGTCGCGGCACGAGCTGGTAGACGCCGTGTGGGGCACCGAGCCGCCCGCGAGCGTCGTCGGCAGCCTGCACACCTACGTGTCGGGCTTGCGGCGCGTGCTGGGGGCGCACCGGGCGTCGCTCGAATCGCGGTCCACCGGGTACTCGCTGCGGTTGGCGGACGGCGCGGTGGACACCGACCTGTTCGTCCGGGCGCGCGACGAGGGCGGCCGGTTGTTGGCGGTGGGGCGGTGGGCCGAGGCGCGGGAGGCGCTCGGCGGCGCGCTGCGGCTGTGGCAGGGCACCGCCTACGCCGGGGTGTCCGGCCCGTTCGCCGAGCTGGAGCGGCAGCGGCTGGCCGAGCTGCGGCTGGCCGTCGCCGAGCAGCACGCCCGCGCGCGGCTGGAGCTGGGCGAGCACGCCGAGGTGGTAGCGGACCTGACGGGGCTGGTCGCCGAGCACCCGTGGCACGAGTCGTTGCGCGGCCTGGTGATGCTGGCGCTGCACCGCTCCGGGCGGCGGGCCGAGGCGCTGGAGGCGTACCAGGAGGTGCACCGCGCGCTGGTGGCGGAGCAGGGGGTCGGGCCGGGTCCGGCGCTGCGCGAGCTGCACCGGCGCATCCTGGCCGCCGTGCCGGAGGAGCGGGTGCTGTTCTCCGCGCCGCCGCGCCTGGCCCAGGTCCGCGCGCCGGGCGGCGTGCTCGTCGGCCGGGACGAGGAGACGGCGCTGCTGCGCGAACTGGTGTCCGACGTGCTGGCCGGGCGCGGGACGGCCGTGTGGATCGAGGGCGAGGCGGGCATCGGGAAGTCCGCGCTGCTGGCGGTGGCGCTGGCGGACGCGGGCGAACGGGGCTGCCAGGTGGCCTGGACCGCCGCCGACGAGCTCGGCCGGCGCGACCCGCTGCACGTGGCCGCGCGGTGCCTGGGCGTGCGCTCCGACTCGCCGGACCCCCGGCGGGCGCGGCTGGCGGCGCTGCTGCGCGGCGACTCCGGCGCCGACGACCCGCTCCCGGTCGCGCTGAACCTGCTGGCGGCGCTGGTGGACGAGGCGTGCGCGACCGGGCCCCTGCTGCTGGTCGTCGACGACCTGCACTGGGCCGACGACGCCAGCGTCCTGCTGTGGCACCGGCTGGCCACCGCGACCCGGCAGCTCCCCCTGCTGCTGGTGGCCTCGACCCGCGCGGACCCCGGCCGGCCGGAGCTGGCCCCGGTGCGCCGGGGCGTCGAGGCGCGCAACGGGCACGTGGTGGCGCTCGGACCCCTCCCGCGGGCCGGCGCGGAGGCGCTGCTCGCGAGCGTCGTGGGCGCGCCGCCCGGTGCCGCGCTGCGCGAACTGGCCCGCCGCACGGCCGGCAACCCGCTCTACCTGACCGAGGTGGCCCACGCGCTGGTGCGCGGGTCCTGCGTGCGGGTGGTGGGCGGTGTCGCCGAGGTCGACCCGTCCGCCGTCGAGGAGGTGCCGCGTTCGCTGCTGGCCGTCGTGGAGCGTGCGCTCGACGTGCTGTCCGACGAGACGCGCGAGGTGCTCCGGCTCGCGGCGCTGCTGGGCGCGGAGTTCCGGGTGGCGGAGCTGACGGCGGTGACCGGCCGCCCGCCGCTGGAGCTGGTGGGCGCGCTGGAGGAGGCGTTGACCGCGACCGTGGTCGTGGCGGTGGGCGACGACCTGGCGTTCCGGCACCCGTACCTGCGGCAGGCGTTGCACGAGGGCGTGCCGGGTTCGGTGCGGGCGGCGCTGCACCGGCACACCGCCGAGGTGCTGGCCGGGATGGGGATGCCGGCCGACCGGGTCGCCGGGCACCTGGTGGCCGAGGAGATCCCGCCGGACGGCTGGGTGGTGCGCTGGCTGGCCGAGAACCACCGCGCGGTGGTCGCCCGCGCGCCGGCGGTCGCCGCCGACCTGCTGCGCGCGGCCGTGGACACCGACCTGCCGACCCCGCGGCAGCGGGCGAGCCTGCTCGCCGCCCTGGCCAGGGTGCAGTTCCGGCTGGGCCGGTTCCCCGAGGCGGACGCGGAACGGGCGCAGGCGCTGACCACCGACCCCGCACAGGCCGCCGAGATGCGCCAGCTGCGGGCGGCGATCCGGCACCGGCGCGGCGACACCGCGACGGCGGTCGCCGTGCTGGGCGAGGCGCTGAACGTGCCGGACGTGCCGGAGGTCTGGCGGTTCCGGCACGTGGCGCTGCTGGCCGACTTCCGGCGCGGCGACCTGTCCGACCTCGACCAGGCGGAACGCTCGGCGCGGCGGGCGCACGCGGACTCGGTGGCGGCGGGCGAGCCGTACGCGGTCGCGCAGGCGTCCCAGACGCTGTGGCTGGTGCACTCCATCCGACGTGACCACGAACGGGCGCTGGGCCACGTGGACGACGCGCTGTCCCACGTCGGCGACCGCCCCGACCTGTCCGAGCTGCGGCTGGACCTGCTGGACAACCGGGTGTTCAGCCTGCAGAACCTCGACCGCCTGCACGCGGCCGAGCAGGCGATGTGCACGGCCCGCGTGGTCGCCGCACGCCACCACCTGCCGACCGCGCTCCAGGTGACGGCGGCCGTGCACCACTACTGGACCGGTCGGTGGGACGAGGCGCTGGCCGAGCTGGACACGGTCACCGAGGACGGGCCCGGCATCACGTTCTTCGGCCTGCGCGAGCCGGGCCCCGCCACCCTGCTCCTGCGCGGCGTGGCGGCGCTGATCGCCGGGCACCGCGACGACCGGGCAGCGGCGGCGGCGCGACTGGGCGGTGCCGACGCGCCCACGACGTTGGCGGAGCGGGAGAACTGCGACTTCTACCTGGCCGCCTCGGCGCTGGCGGCCGAGCAGCGCGACTGCGTGGACGAGGCGGTCGCCCGCCTCGAACCGGTGCTGCGCCCGGACTACGCCCAGATGATGCTGCGCCACCAGTGGCTGCCCTACCTGATCCGGCTGGCGCTGACGGCGGGTGACCACGCGACGGCACGGCGGGCGCTCGCCGTCAGCGAGGACGAGGCGGCGAAGGAGGTGCTGCCCGCCCGCGCGTCCGCCGCCCTGGCCCACTGCCGCAGCCTGATCTCCGGCGACCCGGACCCGGTGCTGGGCGCCGCGGCCCACTACCGCGAGAGGGGGCGGGTGCTGGAGTGCGCGGCGGCCCTGGAGGACGCGGGCGTGCTGCTGGCCGCCACCGGCCGCGCGGACGAGGCGTCGGCCGCGTTCGCCGAGGCGGTGCAGCTGTTCGGCGCCCTGTCCGCCCGCTGGGACGTCGTGCGCGCGGAGAACCGCCGTCGGGCAGCGGGAGTCCAACGCACCGGACCGGACACCCGCGCCCCGGCCGGCACCGGCTGGCAGTCGCTGTCCCCGCTGGAGGTCCACATCGCCCGGCTGGTCGCGGCGGGCCTGTCGAACCCGGACATCGCCGAACAACTCGCCCTCCCGAGGGGGACGGTGCAGTCGCACGTGTCGCGCCTGGCGGACAAGCTGCGCACCGGTTCACGCGCGGGCATCGCCGAGCACGTCCAAGCGAACAAGCCGCCGCACACCTGA